The Cydia splendana chromosome Z, ilCydSple1.2, whole genome shotgun sequence genome window below encodes:
- the LOC134804038 gene encoding epidermal growth factor receptor isoform X1, giving the protein MLLWLILLVACADAARGPHRTHHVMPARAKHSEFVKGKICIGTNGRMSVPSNRETHYRNLRDRFTNCTYVDGNLELTWLQNDTMDLSFLQYIREVTGYVLISHVSVTRIILPQLQIIRGRTLFKLNVRDEEFALMVTMSNAFTLELPALRDILRGSVGIYNNFNLCHVKTINWEEIITGPNATYVYAYDFSVPERACPRCDESCAQGCWGEGPKNCQKFSKTICSPQCAQGRCFGPNPRDCCNTFCAGGCTGPLPTQCLACRNFYNEGTCSQECPRMEKYNSTTYSWEPNPNGKYAYGATCVRSCPEHLLKDTGACVRSCPPDKTAVNGECISCNVTCPKTCRAEKPIHSGNINSFKDCTIIDGSIEILEMTFTGFSQVNPDYSFGARYPKMNPDQLEVFSTVREVTGYLNVQAHHPNFTSLSYFRNLEVIGGRQVVENLFASLYIVKTSLKSLGLKSLKRVNSGAIAIMENKDLCFVDHIAWNKLVKSKDHKQIIQHNGDLATCEKNHLVCHPQCSADGCWGPGPAQCLSCQNYKYEETCLQNCTVLPGLYKSGEKTCKKCHHECRDGCTGPTLADCTSCRHVRDGPYCVAKCPESRYVSDNGTCLPCHANCINGCTGPENTVGENGCNSCKKAIITVEATVEQCLREYEPCPDGYYNEWVGDVKPLEGKVTIVCRKCHPLCIKCTGFGIHQQVCQVCNGFKRGDQCEDECPTDHFTDTDSRTCTPCHHECRGCTGPDSTDCIKCQSLKVFLSESNSIDNKQAFNCTSICPPDMPNKILFDEQLQNTIDEPYCSATSSVKAPITARTPTVLIIVLIFAFVLLLILGIIGYTCRQNAKAKKDAVKMTMVLTGCDDNEPLRPTDVKPNLAKLRIVKEAELRRGGMLGFGAFGKVYKGVWVPEGENVKVPVAIKVLKEGTGANTSKEFLEEAYIMASVEHPNLLRLLAVCMTSQMMLITQLMPLGCLLDYVRTHKEKIGSKAFLNWCTQIARGMAYLEEKRLVHRDLAARNVLVQTPNCVKITDFGLAKLLDINEVEYKAAGGKMPIKWLALECIQHRIFTHKSDVWAFGVTIWEILSYGARPYENIYAKNVPGLIENGLKLPQPSICTLDIYCIMVSCWMLDAESRPTFKQLADTFAEMARDPGRYLVIPGDKFMRLPSYSSQDEKELIRNLSSAMEGPESLVEADEYLQPKFKSGAGTVTSNSATSAGVETQTSSLKPCTSSSWAHNAPGPESATPDGSKAEAWDHEMLRYNQSNPDGPEMRHYYNNGVCASDGSSSRYRDTKRPEGSDGGDFDSMSKIKEAQVGNLKLNLPLDEDDYLMPSPQHNQNASTYMDLIGEGGESPEKDLRYTGFVALGPKRCVDNPEYLMSEENVPTQTLGIPTEPVPLESLASDASGASGEVPQPGTSKYLPQRSVEEESMSDHEYYNDLQRELQPLRKNETTV; this is encoded by the exons TATGCATCGGTACCAACGGTCGGATGTCGGTGCCTTCGAATCGCGAAACGCACTACCGGAATCTTCGAGACCGCTTCACCAATTGTACATACGTAGACGGAAACCTCGAGTTGACATGGCTCCAGAACGATACGATGGACTTGTCCTTCCTGCAGTATATCAGGGAGGTGACTGGCTATGTGCTCATTTCCCACGTGAGTGTGACGAGGATCATATTACCTCAGCTCCAAATCATTCGTGGGCGGACCTTGTTCAAGTTAAATGTGAGAGACGAAGAGTTCGCGCTCATGGTCACTATGTCCAACGCCTTTACATTGGAATTGCCGGCCCTTCGTGACATACTGCGTGGCAGCGTTGGCATCTATAATAACTTCAACCTATGTCACGTAAAAACTATAAACTGGGAGGAGATAATTACAGGCCCTAACGCCacatatgtatatgcatacgATTTCTCTGTGCCGGAGCGCGCTTGTCCCCGTTGTGATGAGAGTTGCGCGCAGGGCTGCTGGGGAGAAGGGCCGAAGAATTGCCAAAAGTTTTCTAAAACTATATGCAGCCCTCAGTGCGCACAAGGGCGCTGCTTCGGACCGAACCCGCGGGACTGCTGCAACACTTTCTGTGCCGGCGGCTGCACCGGCCCACTGCCCACTCAGTGCCTTGCCTGCCGCAACTTTTACAATGAAGGCACATGCTCGCAGGAATGTCCGAGAATGGAGAAATACAACTCCACTACCTATTCTTGGGAGCCTAACCCAAATGGAAAATATGCGTATGGAGCTACATGTGTTCGCAGCTGCCCTGAACACCTCCTTAAAGACACGGGAGCCTGCGTAAGAAGTTGTCCACCGGACAAAACGGCGGTTAACGGGGAATGTATATCCTGCAACGTGACGTGCCCTAAGACTTGCCGAGCAGAGAAGCCTATTCATTCGGGAAACATCAACAGTTTCAAAGATTGCACTATCATAGATGGCTCGATAGAGATATTGGAAATGACTTTCACAGGGTTCTCGCAAGTTAATCCAGACTACTCTTTTGGTGCACGGTACCCGAAGATGAACCCTGACCAATTAGAGGTATTTAGCACAGTGCGTGAGGTGACGGGGTACCTGAACGTCCAAGCGCACCATCCGAATTTCACGAGTCTTTCTTACTTCCGGAATCTGGAAGTCATTGGAGGCCGGCAAGTGGTCGAGAATCTTTTCGCTTCTCTGTATATTGTAAAGACGTCGCTGAAATCCCTAGGCTTGAAGTCTCTGAAGAGAGTAAATTCAGGTGCCATAGCGATAATGGAAAACAAGGACCTCTGTTTTGTAGACCATATCGCATGGAACAAACTGGTTAAATCGAAGGATCATAAGCAAATCATTCAGCACAACGGGGATTTAGCTACATGTG AGAAAAATCACTTGGTTTGCCATCCGCAATGTTCAGCCGACGGGTGCTGGGGGCCGGGCCCCGCCCAGTGCCTCTCCTGTCAGAACTACAAGTACGAAGAGACTTGCCTACAAAACTGCACTGTTCTGCCGGG GCTCTACAAGTCAGGAGAGAAAACGTGCAAGAAGTGCCACCACGAGTGCCGTGATGGCTGCACCGGACCCACGTTGGCCGACTGCACGAGTTGCCGGCACGTGCGCGATGGGCCCTACTGCGTCGCCAAGTGCCCTGAGTCGCGCTACGTCTCCGATAACGGCACATGCCTGCCCTGCCACGCCAACTGTATCAACGGCTGCACCGGCCCCGAGAATACCGTCGGAGAAAACGGCTGCAACTCTTGCAAAAAGGCCATCATAACCGTCGAAGCCACAGTCGAGCAATGCCTCAGAGAATACGAACCGTGTCCCGATGGGTACTACAACGAATGGGTCGGGGACGTCAAACCGTTAGAAGGGAAAGTCACTATCGTCTGTCGAAAGTGCCATCCTCTTTGCATCAAGTGTACCGGATTTGGCATACACCAGCAAGTCTGTCAAGTCTGCAACGGTTTCAAACGTGGCGATCAGTGTGAAGACGAATGCCCTACCGATCATTTTACGGACACTGACAGCAGGACATGCACGCCATGCCACCACGAGTGCCGTGGGTGCACCGGCCCCGATTCAACAGACTGCATCAAATGCCAGTCTCTTAAGGTTTTCTTAAGCGAATCGAATTCAATCGACAACAAACAAGCTTTCAATTGCACTAGCATTTGCCCCCCGGACATGCccaataaaatattattcgACGAGCAGCTACAGAATACGATTGACGAGCCATATTGCTCGGCGACCAGCAGCGTCAAAGCGCCAATAACTGCAAGGACTCCAACAGTACTCATAATCGTCTTAATATTTGCGTTTGTGTTGCTGTTGATTCTCGGCATTATCGGGTACACTTGCAGGCAAAATGCAAAGGCTAAGAAAGACGCAGTCAAAATGACAATGGTATTGACTGGATGTGATGACAACGAACCCCTACGCCCGACTGATGTCAAACCCAATCTTGCCAAACTTCGAATTGTGAAAGAAGCCGAGCTACGCAGAGGAGGTATGTTGGGATTTGGTGCCTTTGGCAAAGTGTATAAAGGAGTTTGGGTTCCAGAAGGAGAAAATGTAAAAGTTCCGGTAGCCATTAAAGTTTTGAAGGAAGGAACGGGCGCGAACACCAGTAAAGAGTTTCTAGAAGAAGCATATATAATGGCGAGTGTGGAACATCCTAATCTCCTGAGATTACTTGCCGTATGCATGACCAGTCAGATGATGTTGATCACTCAGCTGATGCCGCTGGGCTGTCTCCTAGACTACGTTCGAACGCACAAAGAGAAGATTGGATCAAAAGCATTCTTAAATTGGTGCACCCAAATAGCTCGAGGCATGGCATATTTAGAAGAAAAGAGGCTAGTCCATAGAGATCTAGCCGCTCGCAATGTCTTAGTACAAACtccaaattgtgtcaaaattaCTGATTTCGGTTTAGCAAAACTATTAGATATAAACGAAGTTGAGTACAAAGCTGCCGGCGGCAAAATGCCAATCAAGTGGTTGGCTTTAGAATGTATCCAGCATAGAATATTTACGCACAAAAGTGATGTATGGGCATTTGGTGTTACTATATGGGAAATTTTGAGTTACGGTGCTCGTccctatgaaaatatttatgcgAAAAATGTGCCCGGTTTGATAGAGAATGGACTGAAACTCCCTCAACCGAGCATTTGCACGTTGGACATTTACTGCATAATGGTGTCGTGCTGGATGCTGGACGCTGAGAGCAGACCAACGTTCAAGCAACTGGCAGACACCTTTGCTGAGATGGCGAGAGATCCCGGCCGCTATCTTGTCATTCCTGGAGATAAGTTTATGCGACTTCCATCCTATTCTTCACAG GATGAAAAAGAGCTTATACGAAACCTTTCATCAGCAATGGAAGGTCCTGAGTCCCTCGTAGAGGCAGACGAGTACCTTCAACCAAAGTTCAAGTCAGGTGCTGGCACTGTTACTTCGAATTCGGCTACCAGTGCTGGAGTGGAGACTCAAACTAGCTCATTGAAGCCATGTACCTCTTCGTCCTGGGCTCACAATGCTCCCGGTCCAGAAAGCGCCACTCCTGACGGGTCCAAAGCCGAAGCATGGGATCATGAAATGTTGAGGTACAACCAGTCAAATCCAGACGGCCCCGAGATGAGACACTATTACAACAATGGAGTATGTGCCTCCGACGGCTCGAGCTCTCGGTACCGCGACACGAAGCGGCCAGAGGGATCTGACGGCGGCGACTTCGACAGTATGTCCAAGATAAAAGAGGCGCAAGTCGGCAACCTCAAGCTAAACTTGCCTTTAGACGAGGACGATTATTTAATGCCTTCGCCGCAGCATAATCAAAATGCCTCAACTTACATGGATCTAATAGGCGAGGGTGGCGAAAGCCCGGAAAAGGACTTGCGGTATACTGGCTTCGTAGCGCTCGGGCCCAAGCGTTGTGTGGACAATCCCGAATACTTAATGAGCGAAGAGAACGTGCCCACACAAACACTGGGCATCCCCACTGAACCCGTGCCCTTGGAGTCGCTGGCGAGTGACGCTAGTGGTGCGAGTGGCGAAGTGCCTCAACCCGGTACCAGCAAGTACCTGCCCCAGCGCTCGGTGGAAGAGGAATCCATGTCTGACCATGAATACTACAACGATCTGCAAAGAGAGCTGCAGCCGCTACGCAAGAACGAAACAACAGTTTGA
- the LOC134804038 gene encoding epidermal growth factor receptor isoform X2: MTVCAFTVLLGTLLLSGCTAEFQERVCIGTNGRMSVPSNRETHYRNLRDRFTNCTYVDGNLELTWLQNDTMDLSFLQYIREVTGYVLISHVSVTRIILPQLQIIRGRTLFKLNVRDEEFALMVTMSNAFTLELPALRDILRGSVGIYNNFNLCHVKTINWEEIITGPNATYVYAYDFSVPERACPRCDESCAQGCWGEGPKNCQKFSKTICSPQCAQGRCFGPNPRDCCNTFCAGGCTGPLPTQCLACRNFYNEGTCSQECPRMEKYNSTTYSWEPNPNGKYAYGATCVRSCPEHLLKDTGACVRSCPPDKTAVNGECISCNVTCPKTCRAEKPIHSGNINSFKDCTIIDGSIEILEMTFTGFSQVNPDYSFGARYPKMNPDQLEVFSTVREVTGYLNVQAHHPNFTSLSYFRNLEVIGGRQVVENLFASLYIVKTSLKSLGLKSLKRVNSGAIAIMENKDLCFVDHIAWNKLVKSKDHKQIIQHNGDLATCEKNHLVCHPQCSADGCWGPGPAQCLSCQNYKYEETCLQNCTVLPGLYKSGEKTCKKCHHECRDGCTGPTLADCTSCRHVRDGPYCVAKCPESRYVSDNGTCLPCHANCINGCTGPENTVGENGCNSCKKAIITVEATVEQCLREYEPCPDGYYNEWVGDVKPLEGKVTIVCRKCHPLCIKCTGFGIHQQVCQVCNGFKRGDQCEDECPTDHFTDTDSRTCTPCHHECRGCTGPDSTDCIKCQSLKVFLSESNSIDNKQAFNCTSICPPDMPNKILFDEQLQNTIDEPYCSATSSVKAPITARTPTVLIIVLIFAFVLLLILGIIGYTCRQNAKAKKDAVKMTMVLTGCDDNEPLRPTDVKPNLAKLRIVKEAELRRGGMLGFGAFGKVYKGVWVPEGENVKVPVAIKVLKEGTGANTSKEFLEEAYIMASVEHPNLLRLLAVCMTSQMMLITQLMPLGCLLDYVRTHKEKIGSKAFLNWCTQIARGMAYLEEKRLVHRDLAARNVLVQTPNCVKITDFGLAKLLDINEVEYKAAGGKMPIKWLALECIQHRIFTHKSDVWAFGVTIWEILSYGARPYENIYAKNVPGLIENGLKLPQPSICTLDIYCIMVSCWMLDAESRPTFKQLADTFAEMARDPGRYLVIPGDKFMRLPSYSSQDEKELIRNLSSAMEGPESLVEADEYLQPKFKSGAGTVTSNSATSAGVETQTSSLKPCTSSSWAHNAPGPESATPDGSKAEAWDHEMLRYNQSNPDGPEMRHYYNNGVCASDGSSSRYRDTKRPEGSDGGDFDSMSKIKEAQVGNLKLNLPLDEDDYLMPSPQHNQNASTYMDLIGEGGESPEKDLRYTGFVALGPKRCVDNPEYLMSEENVPTQTLGIPTEPVPLESLASDASGASGEVPQPGTSKYLPQRSVEEESMSDHEYYNDLQRELQPLRKNETTV; encoded by the exons TATGCATCGGTACCAACGGTCGGATGTCGGTGCCTTCGAATCGCGAAACGCACTACCGGAATCTTCGAGACCGCTTCACCAATTGTACATACGTAGACGGAAACCTCGAGTTGACATGGCTCCAGAACGATACGATGGACTTGTCCTTCCTGCAGTATATCAGGGAGGTGACTGGCTATGTGCTCATTTCCCACGTGAGTGTGACGAGGATCATATTACCTCAGCTCCAAATCATTCGTGGGCGGACCTTGTTCAAGTTAAATGTGAGAGACGAAGAGTTCGCGCTCATGGTCACTATGTCCAACGCCTTTACATTGGAATTGCCGGCCCTTCGTGACATACTGCGTGGCAGCGTTGGCATCTATAATAACTTCAACCTATGTCACGTAAAAACTATAAACTGGGAGGAGATAATTACAGGCCCTAACGCCacatatgtatatgcatacgATTTCTCTGTGCCGGAGCGCGCTTGTCCCCGTTGTGATGAGAGTTGCGCGCAGGGCTGCTGGGGAGAAGGGCCGAAGAATTGCCAAAAGTTTTCTAAAACTATATGCAGCCCTCAGTGCGCACAAGGGCGCTGCTTCGGACCGAACCCGCGGGACTGCTGCAACACTTTCTGTGCCGGCGGCTGCACCGGCCCACTGCCCACTCAGTGCCTTGCCTGCCGCAACTTTTACAATGAAGGCACATGCTCGCAGGAATGTCCGAGAATGGAGAAATACAACTCCACTACCTATTCTTGGGAGCCTAACCCAAATGGAAAATATGCGTATGGAGCTACATGTGTTCGCAGCTGCCCTGAACACCTCCTTAAAGACACGGGAGCCTGCGTAAGAAGTTGTCCACCGGACAAAACGGCGGTTAACGGGGAATGTATATCCTGCAACGTGACGTGCCCTAAGACTTGCCGAGCAGAGAAGCCTATTCATTCGGGAAACATCAACAGTTTCAAAGATTGCACTATCATAGATGGCTCGATAGAGATATTGGAAATGACTTTCACAGGGTTCTCGCAAGTTAATCCAGACTACTCTTTTGGTGCACGGTACCCGAAGATGAACCCTGACCAATTAGAGGTATTTAGCACAGTGCGTGAGGTGACGGGGTACCTGAACGTCCAAGCGCACCATCCGAATTTCACGAGTCTTTCTTACTTCCGGAATCTGGAAGTCATTGGAGGCCGGCAAGTGGTCGAGAATCTTTTCGCTTCTCTGTATATTGTAAAGACGTCGCTGAAATCCCTAGGCTTGAAGTCTCTGAAGAGAGTAAATTCAGGTGCCATAGCGATAATGGAAAACAAGGACCTCTGTTTTGTAGACCATATCGCATGGAACAAACTGGTTAAATCGAAGGATCATAAGCAAATCATTCAGCACAACGGGGATTTAGCTACATGTG AGAAAAATCACTTGGTTTGCCATCCGCAATGTTCAGCCGACGGGTGCTGGGGGCCGGGCCCCGCCCAGTGCCTCTCCTGTCAGAACTACAAGTACGAAGAGACTTGCCTACAAAACTGCACTGTTCTGCCGGG GCTCTACAAGTCAGGAGAGAAAACGTGCAAGAAGTGCCACCACGAGTGCCGTGATGGCTGCACCGGACCCACGTTGGCCGACTGCACGAGTTGCCGGCACGTGCGCGATGGGCCCTACTGCGTCGCCAAGTGCCCTGAGTCGCGCTACGTCTCCGATAACGGCACATGCCTGCCCTGCCACGCCAACTGTATCAACGGCTGCACCGGCCCCGAGAATACCGTCGGAGAAAACGGCTGCAACTCTTGCAAAAAGGCCATCATAACCGTCGAAGCCACAGTCGAGCAATGCCTCAGAGAATACGAACCGTGTCCCGATGGGTACTACAACGAATGGGTCGGGGACGTCAAACCGTTAGAAGGGAAAGTCACTATCGTCTGTCGAAAGTGCCATCCTCTTTGCATCAAGTGTACCGGATTTGGCATACACCAGCAAGTCTGTCAAGTCTGCAACGGTTTCAAACGTGGCGATCAGTGTGAAGACGAATGCCCTACCGATCATTTTACGGACACTGACAGCAGGACATGCACGCCATGCCACCACGAGTGCCGTGGGTGCACCGGCCCCGATTCAACAGACTGCATCAAATGCCAGTCTCTTAAGGTTTTCTTAAGCGAATCGAATTCAATCGACAACAAACAAGCTTTCAATTGCACTAGCATTTGCCCCCCGGACATGCccaataaaatattattcgACGAGCAGCTACAGAATACGATTGACGAGCCATATTGCTCGGCGACCAGCAGCGTCAAAGCGCCAATAACTGCAAGGACTCCAACAGTACTCATAATCGTCTTAATATTTGCGTTTGTGTTGCTGTTGATTCTCGGCATTATCGGGTACACTTGCAGGCAAAATGCAAAGGCTAAGAAAGACGCAGTCAAAATGACAATGGTATTGACTGGATGTGATGACAACGAACCCCTACGCCCGACTGATGTCAAACCCAATCTTGCCAAACTTCGAATTGTGAAAGAAGCCGAGCTACGCAGAGGAGGTATGTTGGGATTTGGTGCCTTTGGCAAAGTGTATAAAGGAGTTTGGGTTCCAGAAGGAGAAAATGTAAAAGTTCCGGTAGCCATTAAAGTTTTGAAGGAAGGAACGGGCGCGAACACCAGTAAAGAGTTTCTAGAAGAAGCATATATAATGGCGAGTGTGGAACATCCTAATCTCCTGAGATTACTTGCCGTATGCATGACCAGTCAGATGATGTTGATCACTCAGCTGATGCCGCTGGGCTGTCTCCTAGACTACGTTCGAACGCACAAAGAGAAGATTGGATCAAAAGCATTCTTAAATTGGTGCACCCAAATAGCTCGAGGCATGGCATATTTAGAAGAAAAGAGGCTAGTCCATAGAGATCTAGCCGCTCGCAATGTCTTAGTACAAACtccaaattgtgtcaaaattaCTGATTTCGGTTTAGCAAAACTATTAGATATAAACGAAGTTGAGTACAAAGCTGCCGGCGGCAAAATGCCAATCAAGTGGTTGGCTTTAGAATGTATCCAGCATAGAATATTTACGCACAAAAGTGATGTATGGGCATTTGGTGTTACTATATGGGAAATTTTGAGTTACGGTGCTCGTccctatgaaaatatttatgcgAAAAATGTGCCCGGTTTGATAGAGAATGGACTGAAACTCCCTCAACCGAGCATTTGCACGTTGGACATTTACTGCATAATGGTGTCGTGCTGGATGCTGGACGCTGAGAGCAGACCAACGTTCAAGCAACTGGCAGACACCTTTGCTGAGATGGCGAGAGATCCCGGCCGCTATCTTGTCATTCCTGGAGATAAGTTTATGCGACTTCCATCCTATTCTTCACAG GATGAAAAAGAGCTTATACGAAACCTTTCATCAGCAATGGAAGGTCCTGAGTCCCTCGTAGAGGCAGACGAGTACCTTCAACCAAAGTTCAAGTCAGGTGCTGGCACTGTTACTTCGAATTCGGCTACCAGTGCTGGAGTGGAGACTCAAACTAGCTCATTGAAGCCATGTACCTCTTCGTCCTGGGCTCACAATGCTCCCGGTCCAGAAAGCGCCACTCCTGACGGGTCCAAAGCCGAAGCATGGGATCATGAAATGTTGAGGTACAACCAGTCAAATCCAGACGGCCCCGAGATGAGACACTATTACAACAATGGAGTATGTGCCTCCGACGGCTCGAGCTCTCGGTACCGCGACACGAAGCGGCCAGAGGGATCTGACGGCGGCGACTTCGACAGTATGTCCAAGATAAAAGAGGCGCAAGTCGGCAACCTCAAGCTAAACTTGCCTTTAGACGAGGACGATTATTTAATGCCTTCGCCGCAGCATAATCAAAATGCCTCAACTTACATGGATCTAATAGGCGAGGGTGGCGAAAGCCCGGAAAAGGACTTGCGGTATACTGGCTTCGTAGCGCTCGGGCCCAAGCGTTGTGTGGACAATCCCGAATACTTAATGAGCGAAGAGAACGTGCCCACACAAACACTGGGCATCCCCACTGAACCCGTGCCCTTGGAGTCGCTGGCGAGTGACGCTAGTGGTGCGAGTGGCGAAGTGCCTCAACCCGGTACCAGCAAGTACCTGCCCCAGCGCTCGGTGGAAGAGGAATCCATGTCTGACCATGAATACTACAACGATCTGCAAAGAGAGCTGCAGCCGCTACGCAAGAACGAAACAACAGTTTGA
- the LOC134805363 gene encoding dnaJ homolog subfamily C member 22 — protein sequence MAVKGDSIPGKKSVLVAYVLWLFGGIFGVHHFYLRRDRHAFVWWSTLGGFGVGWLGEIFRIPRYVRDANEDPKYMEELVGRMIRNKKPPFSMNRFTGMLMVGYSWGQVMMHAVPPDEFYGINLRYLNILIPLAASIGVWTVGNIGRERGTLKWPLLAAYAAYPLRYYVYDETVWFTLMVLAACLAFDSFSKEWRRTPVRRHWVKRIAILGLCATLFLSLWASYLYFHGTITDSEGDEVPIYEAIHHFFTSPWWLDVKQCLYETYQYAQHHGWYEVWKQIIDLSDPHGEQNAYKVLGLGPDASQQEITSTWRRLSREHHPDKVKEQALRRAAQERFMEIQQAYEILSNSKHRRHRRNKKDNSE from the exons ATGGCTGTAAAAGGGGACAGTATTCCTGGTAAAAAGAGTGTACTCGTGGCGTACGTGCTCTGGCTATTTGGTGGTATATTCGGGGTGCACCATTTCTACCTACGACGGGACCGACATGCATTCGTGTGGTGGTCTACGCTGGGAGGGTTCGGAGTGGGCTGGCTGGGCGAGATCTTCAGGATCCCTCGCTATGTGCGGGACGCGAACGAAGACCCAAAGTACATGGAAGAGCTGGTCGGCAGAATGATCAGGAACAAGAAG CCACCATTCTCCATGAATCGCTTCACGGGAATGCTGATGGTGGGCTACTCCTGGGGTCAGGTCATGATGCATGCCGTGCCACCAGATGAGTTCTATGGCATCAACCTCAGATACCTCAACATTCTCATTCCTCTGGCTGCTAGTATAG GTGTGTGGACGGTGGGTAACATTGGTCGCGAACGTGGCACGCTCAAGTGGCCCCTGCTGGCGGCGTACGCGGCGTATCCGCTGCGTTACTACGTGTACGATGAGACGGTGTGGTTCACGCTCATGGTGCTCGCTGCGTGTCTCGCGTTCGACTCCTTCTCGAAAGAGTGGCGCAGGACGCCGGTTAGGAGGCACTGGGTGAA ACGTATCGCCATCTTGGGCCTGTGCGCGACCCTGTTCCTGTCCCTGTGGGCCAGCTACCTGTACTTCCACGGCACGATCACGGACAGCGAAGGCGACGAGGTGCCCATATACGAGGCGATACACCACTTCTTCACTAGCCCTTG GTGGCTAGACGTGAAGCAGTGCCTCTACGAGACGTATCAGTACGCGCAGCACCACGGCTGGTACGAGGTGTGGAAGCAGATCATAGATCTGTCCGACCCACATGGCGAACAGAACGCCTACAAG GTCCTTGGGTTGGGGCCGGACGCGAGCCAGCAGGAGATCACGTCCACGTGGAGACGCCTGTCCCGCGAGCACCACCCTGACAAAGTGAAGGAGCAGGCGCTGAGGCGGGCCGCACAG GAACGCTTCATGGAGATTCAGCAAGCATACGAGATCTTGTCCAACAGCAAGCACCGTCGCCACAGGAGAAACAAGAAGGACAACTCTGAGTAA